A single window of Ovis canadensis isolate MfBH-ARS-UI-01 breed Bighorn chromosome 15, ARS-UI_OviCan_v2, whole genome shotgun sequence DNA harbors:
- the PTPMT1 gene encoding phosphatidylglycerophosphatase and protein-tyrosine phosphatase 1 yields MVWVPGAPGESPGAGPEVATLERPAPAGWSSLGAAAAPPPPWPGPRTPASCPAVGGSPLRRAGWAGMAAGSLLEAGLARVLYYPTLLYTLFRGKMPGRAHRDWYHRIDSTVLLGALPLRSMTRRLVQDENVRGVITMNEEYETRFLCNSSKEWEKAGVEQLRLSTVDMTGVPTLANLQKGVQFAIKYHSLGQSVYVHCKAGRSRSATMVAAYLIQVYHWTPEEAIRAITKIRSHVYIRPGQLEVLKEFHKVTAAEAAKNEIHRTSLT; encoded by the exons ATGGTGTGGGTCCCCGGGGCCCCCGGCGAGTCCCCGGGGGCCGGGCCCGAGGTCGCGACGCTCGAGAGGCCCGCGCCGGCCGGGTGGTCCTCGCTGGGGGCCGcggccgccccgccgcccccctGGCCCGGCCCGCGGACGCCCGCCTCCTGCCCGGCGGTGGGCGGGTCGCCGCTGCGCCGCGCCGGCTGGGCCGGGATGGCGGCCGGCTCGTTGCTGGAGGCCGGCCTGGCCCGGGTGCTCTACTACCCGACGCTGCTCTACACGCTGTTCCGCGGGAAGATGCCCGGCCGGGCGCACCGCGACTGGTACCACCGCATCGATTCCACCGTGCTGCTGGGCGCGCTGCCGCTGCGGAGCATGACGCGCCGG CTGGTCCAGGACGAGAACGTGCGCGGGGTGATCACCATGAACGAGGAGTATGAGACGAGGTTTCTGTGCAACTCCTCCAAG GAGTGGgagaaggcaggagtggagcagTTGCGGCTCAGCACGGTCGACATGACTGGGGTCCCAACCCTGGCTAACCTCCAGAAAGGAGTCCAGTTTGCCATCAAGTACCACTCACTGGGCCAGTCTGTCTACGTGCACTGCAAGGCTGGGCGTTCCAGGAGTGCCACTATGGTGGCTGCATATCTCATTCAG GTGTACCACTGGACTCCAGAGGAGGCCATAAGAGCCATCACCAAGATCCGGTCCCACGTCTACATCAGGCCTGGCCAGCTAGAAGTGCTCAAAGAGTTCCACAAGGTGACCGCTGCAGAGGCAGCCAAGAACGAGATCCATCGCACGTCACTGACATGA
- the KBTBD4 gene encoding kelch repeat and BTB domain-containing protein 4 isoform X1 produces the protein MKGGKADSWQREKLATTMESPEEPGASMDENYFVNYTFKDRSHSGRVAQGIMKLCLEEELFADVTISVEGREFQLHRLVLSAQSCFFRSMFTSNLKEAHNRVIVLQDVSESVFQLLVDYIYHGTVKLRAEELQEIYEVSDMYQLTALFEECSRFLARTVQVGNCLQVMWLADRHSDPELYTAAKHCAKAHLAQLQSTEEFLHLPHHLLTDIISDGVPCSQNPTEAIEAWINFNKEEREAFSESLRTSLKEIGENVHIYLIGKESSRTHSLAVSLHCAEDDSISVSGQNSLCHQITAACKHGGDLYVVGGSIPRRMWKCNNATVDWEWCAPLPRDRLQHTLVSVPGKDAIYSLGGKTLQDTLSNAVIYYRVGDNVWTETTQLEVAVSGAAGANLNGIIYLLGGEENDLDFFTKPSRLIQCFDTETDKCHVKPYVLPFAGRMHAAVHKDLVFIVAEGDSLVCYNPLLDSFTRLCLPEAWSSAPSLWKIASCNGSIYVFRDRYKKGDANTYKLDPATSAVTATRGIKVLLTSLQFVLA, from the exons ATGAAAGGAGGGAAGGCAG ACAGCTGGCAGAGAGAGAAGTTGGCTACCACCATGGAATCACCAGAGGAACCTGGAGCATCCATGGATGAGAACTACTTTGTGAACTACACTTTCAAAGATAGGTCACACTCAGGCCGTGTGGCTCAGGGCATCATGAAACTGTGTTTGGAGGAAGAGCTCTTTGCTGATGTCACCATCTCCGTGGAAGGCCGGGAGTTTCAGCTCCACCGATTGGTCCTCTCAGCTCAGAGCTGCTTCTTCCGGTCCATGTTCACTTCCAACCTGAAGGAGGCCCACAACCGGGTGATTGTACTGCAGGATGTCAGTGAGTCTGTCTTCCAGCTCCTGGTTGATTATATCTACCACGGGACCGTGAAGCTCCGCGccgaggagctgcaggagatttATGAGGTGTCAGACATGTATCAGTTGACGGCTCTCTTTGAGGAATGTTCTCGGTTTCTGGCCCGCACAGTGCAGGTGGGCAACTGCCTGCAGGTGATGTGGCTAGCAGACCGACACAGCGATCCTGAGCTCTACACCGCTGCCAAGCACTGTGCCAAGGCCCACCTGGCCCagctgcagagcacagaggaattTCTTCACTTGCCCCACCATCTACTCACTGATATCATCTCGG ATGGAGTTCCATGTTCCCAGAACCCAACAGAGGCAATAGAAGCCTggataaattttaataaagaagaaagagaggctTTTTCAGAGTCACTCAGGACTAGCTTGAAG GAAATTGGGGAGAACGTGCACATCTACCTGATCGGGAAGGAGTCCTCTCGCACGCACTCGTTGGCTGTGTCCTTGCACTGTGCGGAAGACGACTCCATCAGTGTGAGCGGCCAGAACAGCCTGTGCCACCAGATCACAGCAGCCTGCAAGCACGGCGGGGACCTGTACGTGGTAGGGGGATCCATCCCACGGCGCATGTGGAAGTGCAACAACGCCACCGTGGACTGGGAGTGGTGTGCCCCTTTGCCCCGAGACCGACTCCAGCACACCCTGGTGTCTGTGCCTGGGAAGGACGCCATATATTCACTGGGCGGCAAGACACTGCAGGACACCCTCTCCAACGCGGTGATCTATTATCGGGTGGGTGATAATGTCTGGACGGAGACAACCCAGCTAGAGGTGGCGGTGTCAGGGGCCGCTGGTGCCAACCTCAACGGGATCATCTACTTACTGGGGGGGGAGGAGAATGACCTGGACTTCTTTACCAAACCGTCCCGACTCATCCAGTGCTTTGACACCGAGACAGACAAGTGCCACGTGAAGCCCTACGTGCTGCCCTTCGCAGGCCGCATGCACGCGGCCGTGCATAAGGACCTGGTGTTCATCGTGGCCGAGGGGGACTCCCTGGTGTGCTACAACCCCCTGCTAGACAGCTTCACCCGGCTTTGCCTTCCCGAGGCCTGGAGCTCTGCCCCATCCCTCTGGAAGATCGCCAGCTGTAACGGGAGCATCTATGTTTTCCGGGACCGGTATAAAAAAGGAGATGCCAACACCTACAAGCTTGACCCTGCCACTTCAGCTGTAACTGCCACCAGAGGCATTAAGGTGCTGCTGACCAGTTTGCAGTTCGTGTTGGCCTAA
- the KBTBD4 gene encoding kelch repeat and BTB domain-containing protein 4 isoform X3 — MESPEEPGASMDENYFVNYTFKDRSHSGRVAQGIMKLCLEEELFADVTISVEGREFQLHRLVLSAQSCFFRSMFTSNLKEAHNRVIVLQDVSESVFQLLVDYIYHGTVKLRAEELQEIYEVSDMYQLTALFEECSRFLARTVQVGNCLQVMWLADRHSDPELYTAAKHCAKAHLAQLQSTEEFLHLPHHLLTDIISDGVPCSQNPTEAIEAWINFNKEEREAFSESLRTSLKEIGENVHIYLIGKESSRTHSLAVSLHCAEDDSISVSGQNSLCHQITAACKHGGDLYVVGGSIPRRMWKCNNATVDWEWCAPLPRDRLQHTLVSVPGKDAIYSLGGKTLQDTLSNAVIYYRVGDNVWTETTQLEVAVSGAAGANLNGIIYLLGGEENDLDFFTKPSRLIQCFDTETDKCHVKPYVLPFAGRMHAAVHKDLVFIVAEGDSLVCYNPLLDSFTRLCLPEAWSSAPSLWKIASCNGSIYVFRDRYKKGDANTYKLDPATSAVTATRGIKVLLTSLQFVLA; from the exons ATGGAATCACCAGAGGAACCTGGAGCATCCATGGATGAGAACTACTTTGTGAACTACACTTTCAAAGATAGGTCACACTCAGGCCGTGTGGCTCAGGGCATCATGAAACTGTGTTTGGAGGAAGAGCTCTTTGCTGATGTCACCATCTCCGTGGAAGGCCGGGAGTTTCAGCTCCACCGATTGGTCCTCTCAGCTCAGAGCTGCTTCTTCCGGTCCATGTTCACTTCCAACCTGAAGGAGGCCCACAACCGGGTGATTGTACTGCAGGATGTCAGTGAGTCTGTCTTCCAGCTCCTGGTTGATTATATCTACCACGGGACCGTGAAGCTCCGCGccgaggagctgcaggagatttATGAGGTGTCAGACATGTATCAGTTGACGGCTCTCTTTGAGGAATGTTCTCGGTTTCTGGCCCGCACAGTGCAGGTGGGCAACTGCCTGCAGGTGATGTGGCTAGCAGACCGACACAGCGATCCTGAGCTCTACACCGCTGCCAAGCACTGTGCCAAGGCCCACCTGGCCCagctgcagagcacagaggaattTCTTCACTTGCCCCACCATCTACTCACTGATATCATCTCGG ATGGAGTTCCATGTTCCCAGAACCCAACAGAGGCAATAGAAGCCTggataaattttaataaagaagaaagagaggctTTTTCAGAGTCACTCAGGACTAGCTTGAAG GAAATTGGGGAGAACGTGCACATCTACCTGATCGGGAAGGAGTCCTCTCGCACGCACTCGTTGGCTGTGTCCTTGCACTGTGCGGAAGACGACTCCATCAGTGTGAGCGGCCAGAACAGCCTGTGCCACCAGATCACAGCAGCCTGCAAGCACGGCGGGGACCTGTACGTGGTAGGGGGATCCATCCCACGGCGCATGTGGAAGTGCAACAACGCCACCGTGGACTGGGAGTGGTGTGCCCCTTTGCCCCGAGACCGACTCCAGCACACCCTGGTGTCTGTGCCTGGGAAGGACGCCATATATTCACTGGGCGGCAAGACACTGCAGGACACCCTCTCCAACGCGGTGATCTATTATCGGGTGGGTGATAATGTCTGGACGGAGACAACCCAGCTAGAGGTGGCGGTGTCAGGGGCCGCTGGTGCCAACCTCAACGGGATCATCTACTTACTGGGGGGGGAGGAGAATGACCTGGACTTCTTTACCAAACCGTCCCGACTCATCCAGTGCTTTGACACCGAGACAGACAAGTGCCACGTGAAGCCCTACGTGCTGCCCTTCGCAGGCCGCATGCACGCGGCCGTGCATAAGGACCTGGTGTTCATCGTGGCCGAGGGGGACTCCCTGGTGTGCTACAACCCCCTGCTAGACAGCTTCACCCGGCTTTGCCTTCCCGAGGCCTGGAGCTCTGCCCCATCCCTCTGGAAGATCGCCAGCTGTAACGGGAGCATCTATGTTTTCCGGGACCGGTATAAAAAAGGAGATGCCAACACCTACAAGCTTGACCCTGCCACTTCAGCTGTAACTGCCACCAGAGGCATTAAGGTGCTGCTGACCAGTTTGCAGTTCGTGTTGGCCTAA
- the KBTBD4 gene encoding kelch repeat and BTB domain-containing protein 4 isoform X2, with amino-acid sequence MRGEEGTRDSWQREKLATTMESPEEPGASMDENYFVNYTFKDRSHSGRVAQGIMKLCLEEELFADVTISVEGREFQLHRLVLSAQSCFFRSMFTSNLKEAHNRVIVLQDVSESVFQLLVDYIYHGTVKLRAEELQEIYEVSDMYQLTALFEECSRFLARTVQVGNCLQVMWLADRHSDPELYTAAKHCAKAHLAQLQSTEEFLHLPHHLLTDIISDGVPCSQNPTEAIEAWINFNKEEREAFSESLRTSLKEIGENVHIYLIGKESSRTHSLAVSLHCAEDDSISVSGQNSLCHQITAACKHGGDLYVVGGSIPRRMWKCNNATVDWEWCAPLPRDRLQHTLVSVPGKDAIYSLGGKTLQDTLSNAVIYYRVGDNVWTETTQLEVAVSGAAGANLNGIIYLLGGEENDLDFFTKPSRLIQCFDTETDKCHVKPYVLPFAGRMHAAVHKDLVFIVAEGDSLVCYNPLLDSFTRLCLPEAWSSAPSLWKIASCNGSIYVFRDRYKKGDANTYKLDPATSAVTATRGIKVLLTSLQFVLA; translated from the exons ATGAGAGGAGAAGAAGGGACGAGAG ACAGCTGGCAGAGAGAGAAGTTGGCTACCACCATGGAATCACCAGAGGAACCTGGAGCATCCATGGATGAGAACTACTTTGTGAACTACACTTTCAAAGATAGGTCACACTCAGGCCGTGTGGCTCAGGGCATCATGAAACTGTGTTTGGAGGAAGAGCTCTTTGCTGATGTCACCATCTCCGTGGAAGGCCGGGAGTTTCAGCTCCACCGATTGGTCCTCTCAGCTCAGAGCTGCTTCTTCCGGTCCATGTTCACTTCCAACCTGAAGGAGGCCCACAACCGGGTGATTGTACTGCAGGATGTCAGTGAGTCTGTCTTCCAGCTCCTGGTTGATTATATCTACCACGGGACCGTGAAGCTCCGCGccgaggagctgcaggagatttATGAGGTGTCAGACATGTATCAGTTGACGGCTCTCTTTGAGGAATGTTCTCGGTTTCTGGCCCGCACAGTGCAGGTGGGCAACTGCCTGCAGGTGATGTGGCTAGCAGACCGACACAGCGATCCTGAGCTCTACACCGCTGCCAAGCACTGTGCCAAGGCCCACCTGGCCCagctgcagagcacagaggaattTCTTCACTTGCCCCACCATCTACTCACTGATATCATCTCGG ATGGAGTTCCATGTTCCCAGAACCCAACAGAGGCAATAGAAGCCTggataaattttaataaagaagaaagagaggctTTTTCAGAGTCACTCAGGACTAGCTTGAAG GAAATTGGGGAGAACGTGCACATCTACCTGATCGGGAAGGAGTCCTCTCGCACGCACTCGTTGGCTGTGTCCTTGCACTGTGCGGAAGACGACTCCATCAGTGTGAGCGGCCAGAACAGCCTGTGCCACCAGATCACAGCAGCCTGCAAGCACGGCGGGGACCTGTACGTGGTAGGGGGATCCATCCCACGGCGCATGTGGAAGTGCAACAACGCCACCGTGGACTGGGAGTGGTGTGCCCCTTTGCCCCGAGACCGACTCCAGCACACCCTGGTGTCTGTGCCTGGGAAGGACGCCATATATTCACTGGGCGGCAAGACACTGCAGGACACCCTCTCCAACGCGGTGATCTATTATCGGGTGGGTGATAATGTCTGGACGGAGACAACCCAGCTAGAGGTGGCGGTGTCAGGGGCCGCTGGTGCCAACCTCAACGGGATCATCTACTTACTGGGGGGGGAGGAGAATGACCTGGACTTCTTTACCAAACCGTCCCGACTCATCCAGTGCTTTGACACCGAGACAGACAAGTGCCACGTGAAGCCCTACGTGCTGCCCTTCGCAGGCCGCATGCACGCGGCCGTGCATAAGGACCTGGTGTTCATCGTGGCCGAGGGGGACTCCCTGGTGTGCTACAACCCCCTGCTAGACAGCTTCACCCGGCTTTGCCTTCCCGAGGCCTGGAGCTCTGCCCCATCCCTCTGGAAGATCGCCAGCTGTAACGGGAGCATCTATGTTTTCCGGGACCGGTATAAAAAAGGAGATGCCAACACCTACAAGCTTGACCCTGCCACTTCAGCTGTAACTGCCACCAGAGGCATTAAGGTGCTGCTGACCAGTTTGCAGTTCGTGTTGGCCTAA